GGCGGAAGCACGACCAGGAGGCAGCCTCGTGAGCGGTAGCAGCAGAGCCGCGATCTATGCCAGGTATAGTTCCGACCTTCAACGCGCCACGTCACTCCCGGATCAGATCCGCTTGGACCGCGAGTTCGCTACGAGGGCGGGCTACAGCGTTGCGGATGCGCACGTCTGCACCGACGCAGAGATCTCCGGCACAACCGCGGAGCGGCCCGGCTACCGGCGCCTCCTGGGTCTCGCCAAGGACCACGAGATCGACGCGATCATCTGTGAGGCTCCCGATCGGCTGTGGAGAGACGCCGGGGAGATGCACCAGGCGTTGAAGCGGCTCAAGTACTGGGGCGTGCGCGTCCTCTCAGTTGCGACCTCGCCGGGCATCGATCTCACCGATCGGGTGGGAAAGATTCTCTCCTCGATCATTGGGCTCAAAGACGAGTTGTTCGTGGAGGACCTCAAAGACAGAGTGCGGCGCGGAATGATAGGTCAAGTCCACCGCAGGTTCAGCGTAGGGGGCCGCGCGTTTGGCTACCGCTCCGAACCTGTGCAGGAAGAGACCGGGAAGGTCATCGGCCACCGTCGCGTCATTGACCCCGGTGAGGCTGAGACCGTTCGCTACATTTTCCGTTTGTACTGCGACGGCCTCACGCCCCGCGCTATCTGCCACCGTCTGAATGCGGAGCGCGTCCAACCGCCGCGGGGTCTCCGAGGCCGGAAGACTGGATCGTGGGCGCCCGCCACCATCGCCGGCTCGACGGCGCGTGCATTGGGCATTCTGAACAACCCACTGTACACGGGCAAGATTGCGTGGAACCGTTCATACAAAGTCCGCGACCCCGAGACCGGCAAGCGCCACATGCGCCCCCGTCCTCGGGCTGAATGGGTCTGGGCCGACGAGCCATCGTTGCGGATCGTTTCTGACGACCTGTGGGAGCGCGTGCAGGCGCGTCGCCAGCAGCGCGCGTGGGTGCCCGGGGCGCGCGAGGGAGCCCGCCCGAAGTACCTGCTCAGCGGTCTGCTCGTGTGTGGCGAGTGCGGGGCGCGGTATGTGATCCAGACCCACCGCGCCGGCAGTGACGGACACTACGGCTGCGCCGCGCATGCCGACCGCGGCCCAACGGTCTGCGCGAATGGGCGACTGGTCCGCCGCGAGGTGGCCGAGCAGAAGATCGTGGACTACGTATTCTCCGACCTGTTCACGCCTGCCAGGCTCGACTACCTCACGCGTGCCGTGAACTCGGCCTTGGAGCGAACGCTTCGACAGGCTCCGGACACGGCCGCTCAGCGGCTGGACGCGCTCCGGACCGCCCGCCGGGAGCTGGAGAACATTG
The sequence above is drawn from the bacterium genome and encodes:
- a CDS encoding recombinase family protein; translation: MSGSSRAAIYARYSSDLQRATSLPDQIRLDREFATRAGYSVADAHVCTDAEISGTTAERPGYRRLLGLAKDHEIDAIICEAPDRLWRDAGEMHQALKRLKYWGVRVLSVATSPGIDLTDRVGKILSSIIGLKDELFVEDLKDRVRRGMIGQVHRRFSVGGRAFGYRSEPVQEETGKVIGHRRVIDPGEAETVRYIFRLYCDGLTPRAICHRLNAERVQPPRGLRGRKTGSWAPATIAGSTARALGILNNPLYTGKIAWNRSYKVRDPETGKRHMRPRPRAEWVWADEPSLRIVSDDLWERVQARRQQRAWVPGAREGARPKYLLSGLLVCGECGARYVIQTHRAGSDGHYGCAAHADRGPTVCANGRLVRREVAEQKIVDYVFSDLFTPARLDYLTRAVNSALERTLRQAPDTAAQRLDALRTARRELENIANAIRAGIITPTTKTMIEDAERRVAALEQAARDVRRHSAPVVSVKSVVTGYLTNLREMLGTNVDEARRLLARALDKIVLQRDGHRLVAEITGNFAGILPMGEAVFGSDGAGRGI